The following is a genomic window from Anopheles aquasalis chromosome 3, idAnoAquaMG_Q_19, whole genome shotgun sequence.
acgagagaggcCAAttggacacaaaaaaaggggcgatTGGAGAAGATCCCTCGGCCTCGAAATCACGGAGGGAAAGGGGATAGATCGGAGGGTTATGTTTTGGGTGAATTTGGTATCAATCGTTCCCCCACGAAATCCCTGGCCGCGAAAGAGCGTGCGGGCCACGGCGGGATAACCGTCCGACGTCCAGTACCTAATTCCGCATTCCAGACGAGACTGCGCGCACACTGGACCCCcttggcggggggggggggcttcttGGCTAGCGGATTATTGATGAGGGGCGATAAATCGCGGACACCGCGGGCTTCGCGGGCGAACGCGAACGCCAGACACCAACCAGGTCCAACCTATCCAAGGTAGCCAAGCAGAACCCCAGAACGGACGAGGGGGCCCGACACTTTGATGCACCATAAAACCAAGCGAGTTCTAATGGAGCGcaggggaaagggaagggctGCCTGGCTCTGCTGTCGCATGCTATCTTTCGCGGATCGGTTGCGTGGCATCCTGGAACGTATGCGAACCGGTTATAACCGGTTCGCAACGCTTGCTAGGACGCTGGTCGCAAAAGCTAAAGCCAAGAACGTTATGTCcgcgttgctggtgcttctgaTGCAACTGATGCTGCTACAAGGACACTCGTGAAGGATTACGCCCCTTTCGCCAGCTTCGCACTGCAACCACAATACTGCAcatgtctgtgtgtgcgcgtgtgcggtgtgtgcggttgtaGAGTCTCTCAAATTGTGCGGCCACAGAGCGCACGGAGGATACTACGCCATCCGTCCATTTGTACTGCCCTGTATTcacgttcgtcgtcgtcggtaccAAAAAGCCGGAGATAAACatcggccacggtggtggcaacaTACCACCGgactggccacggccacaacgACGATTCCAGCTCCAGCCTCCGCTTTTCCACTCCGTCCCCCATTTGAAAGGATAAAGTGTTATTTATTCGctcgggctggctggctggcgctcgCCGGCGctgtgtttatgtttgctcAAGATCTCTCGCTGATCTCGCATCCCACGTTTCGATTGCGCGATTCTGTTGTCTGCCACGGCTGCTGCCAAGGACCTACGACGCGCTCCAATGCAATGCACTGGCATCATCGGCagctgcttctctctctctctataggtcctgctgctgcaatcacCTGCAAGCTTGGTGTGCCGGTGCAGCACCGGTTCCAGCTCGGTATTGCGGAAAATTGCTTGCTCTAGAGGGCGCGCGAGCAGCATCGCTTGGTGTTCACTTGCCGGTCGGTGCTTCTTTCCGGAATAAATGAGACGAGCAAGACATAAACCGTGACCTCGGGCGGTTTGCCGGCTAATGGGTGCTGTTGCGAGCAAACGGGGCATTAGATCCCATGCAGCCAAGCAGCTCCAAAATGGTCCACCTTAAACGATatggccaccactaccaccacctcacGTGAGTCCAGACGGAGACACATCGTCCATCGTGAGGCGTGAGGTGAGATTGAAACTCTTAGAACTCGACGGTAAGACAAACACGCATCCACGTTCCGTCTTTTGCGTCTttgccgtccgtccgtacggTACCGCAATGTTATGACCATGGCCACGGACCAACCGACAGACGGAAGTCCCGGATCTCTGCATAATATATTCGTGCCAATTTGCTGAGTGATCTTTCCATCACTTCTCATCGTCGGTGCCATCACcggcgtgtgtctgtgtgtttgcgggGAATGGAAGGCGTTTAATGAAGTGTTCCGGTTGGTTCCCCGGGCAGGTGACCACACCAGGACCAAGGATCACAGGCTGTTTAATCTCCCGAACTCAATAATCGTTTGTTAGCTGCTGATGACCGTGATGGCGTCGAGACGAGAGTTGTCGTCGTGACCGGCACCCGTGGTGTCGAGGGGaacgctggtggcgctggtggtggtggtggtgattgacaaacaacgtcatcatcgtcaccagtTATCAGCAGACCGCTGTGCTCTTCGATGAATGATCTGTTTCAGAGGCTTCTCTCGTTGACAAGTGGAGTCCAGCCCGGTGTGCGGCGATTGCCAGTCACCAGAGGCAAGATaacacagtgagagagagagagagagagagagagagagagagagagagagagagacagagcgagagtcCAGTTCAGTGGTTGAGTAGATGATGAGATTTTCGCTTGGCCATCACGGCCATGCCATTAAAAGGTCCCTGGCAGGTGAGTTTCAATAACACAAGAAATCGATTCCCAAACTTTGAACTCGCAACTTTATTGACGCTATTCGTTACTCGGTCTCGGCCTAGGTCGTCGCTTTTATCGTGGCGTCATGATGTGCTTGCCACCGTCCACGCACAGGCAAGTGCCGGTCGTGAAGCTGGCCGTCTTGTCGCAGGCCAGAAAGGCGATCGCTGCCGCTACCTCGTCCGCATTGCCAACGCGCCCCATCGGATGCGTCGATTCGCTGTGCTTCAGATACGCCGCATAGGACTTCTCGTCCATACCGAGCACTTTGTGGAACTCCGTCACGATGACCGCTGTGAGGTGATTTCGAAAAAAGAATTATAAACACGATCGAATCCACATACGCATCGCGATCACAACTTACCAGGATTGACCGAATTTACGCGCACACCTTTCTGTGCAAGATCGAGCGCAGTGCAGCGCGTGAACTGATCAAGGGCTGCCTTCGAGACGCAGTAAGAGAGTGCATTCGGGAACGAGTTTGTGCCGGCCACACTCGAAACGTTCACAATATTACCCCGGCTCTCGATCAGATGCGGTACGGCCAGTTTCGTCAGCGTAAACACCGACCGGAGGTTCGTGTTGAGGATGTCATCGAATTGTTCCAGATCGGCCACCTCAATGCTACCAGCGGCACCCTTTCCCGCATTGTTCACCAGCACATCCACTCGACCGTACTTGGCGATGGTCAGCCGGAACAGTTTCTCACAATCTTCACGTCGCGTTACGTCCGTAACGACGAGAAATGGTTCCACCTTACCGAGCGCTACGCAACCCTTGTGGATCGCCTTGaggttcgcttcgctgcgAGCCGCCAGAACGCAGGTGGCACCGAGGCCGGTTAGATACTTGGCCGTGGCCGCACCAATGCCCGAGCTTGCACCGGTAATGATTACGATCTTTCCAGTGAAATCCATTTCTTGGGCCAGGATAGAGTGCTGGCAGATTGAGAAATAACACAAATGGCGATTGCAACGGTTGCTTCGAGCTACACTGAGCCTACTGAGCAGCTCGGGCGGTGGAAGCGACGATTTAAAGCAAATGTTGGTGTAGCATTGTGTATGAGGCACCAGCAGTACTCGATGAATGGGCTCGCTTATCTTATCGCTTATCACAGAGCATACAACGGTGTGAAGGTTGGAAGCTTGATAAACGGTTGGCGAAACGGCGAGTCACGAGATAGGCGGTTGGTTAGCGAATATTATGCTTGTAATGGACAATATTTGATTAAACTAAGGATAAGGCACTTCCAGTAATTCAGTGGTAGCATCTAGAATAGGTTGTTGGATACTGGAAGGTATTAAAACGAATAATATTGTAAATGTTCTCACAGACATCTgtatccaaaaacaaaatttaagaACACCGATCCGAAGCTACGCTGGTTTCTCGAATGAGTTTGTTTATTCAGCTGTGCAGTACCTCAGTTCAGTAGCTCATCACAATGTTTCGCTAAGCGGCGGCTCATATATTTTAAGTCTTGTTGTGTCATTTTTCTATGCTTTTATCCGATTGTTGAAGCCTGCAAATATTTTGTCTAAAACTGATGGACTAACCGAACCTAAACTGTTGAAGAGCGTGAATTTGCTTTTTGCTACATTGAGgcgattttttattattttataatatataatttcCCCAAACTGTCAccaaatattcatcaaaattAGTTGCTTAATATGGCATTCACGAGAAACCATTAGCTCTGATGgtttcatcacaaaaaaaaactcaaaattGAATCTTATTTGTAGCTCAAATTTACGTAATCCTCCCTCAATATCATCTAACAAACCATTCCGCTGATAATCTATTCACCTATTAGCTTAATAGATATTAACATTAAACTTCATTCTAGCGATCAGACACCTCGCCAATTGGTTATCTCGAATAAAAGCCAAATGAGAACAAATCAATTTACTCAACTGATTGTTAAACGGAATCGTACTCGATTGGTTTTCCTCCCCCCTCGGTTCGCTTACACCTTTAATACGCTTGGaacgtttaattaaaaaatccTACCACATCGCCGTTGAAATGGCCCCTCTTTACTTTATATGACCTGTTTACAGCCAATACCCCTTCTTAATGTTCAATTGTGTCACAAAGCACACGGcgcttatgttttttttattttattaaaatggcaaacaatcgacgaatggatattaaattaatttcgaaATCCAAACGAACGACGCTCCCCCGAACGATGATATCGTTTTCATCAACATTAATCTTTTCCCCGCGCGCGATAGTGCGATTGTCTGTTGGCCACTTGTGGGCTCCAGCTTCCTGCGCCTGCTGCACACTGCACAATGCGCACCAGGCTTGAGCGAAGGCATTTCGCGGCATTAATATCTTTTTAATATTgataaaatataaaatgaaATCCGTCTGCTACGTGGCCGGTGGTCAGCAGTACCACCACTCACTGCCGATGGtggttgaatgaaatttaaaattttatctGTTGCTGACATCGAATTAAAATGCCTTCATTCGACAAGCGCGACAATACTCGGACGATGATGGCAGCGGCGTCGATGgtgaccacgacaacgacgacgacgatggcgacagtGGATGATAATATGGTTTAATGTAATTTGCATACATGAGCGATTGCTGGCGGTGTGGTACCGGATTcgtgtgtccgtccgtgtgTCCGCGCAAACCACGCCATCGCATATTTGGGCCATCCAAATAGCTCATTTCATCGCATTCCGCCTTCAGCCTTCGGTCCGGCATTATTCCCATTCGCATGGCACGGAACGGTACCTCACCCTTCCTGGTGGATGGTGCAACGCCTCTTACCGGAAGTTCCGAGTAGTAGCTGCCATATGTATGGCAGCCACCGTTTGGCTAAatttaccagcagcagccacggatCATGGGACGTTCCCTGGACGCagtaaaaacaattttctcgCTGCAGATGCAGGTAACTGGCGCGTTCTGAACGATGGACTTGCTTACTACCTATCTGAAGGGATGTGATGTGTTTGGAGAGTGTGATAAGGCAATTATCAAATTTTATACTGCATTATGTAACTGTTTCGCGGTACTTAAACGGATCGCGAGCCGGCCATGGCGCGACACGGCTGGCTTGCTCTGCCGTTTCCATGGCAACTGGATGCATCGTTTCGGTGCCTACTAGGATACAGGGCCAGGGTGTCGTTTGGCTGACAAAACAGGGGTTTCCAACAGAGAAGAGCCAATCAAAATATTATCGCAAGCTGAATCACGCTGAGTGGCGGCGCTTCGGTTTAAGGGCTATTCATTAGCAGGGCGCTTATGATAACAGgaactatgctgctgctgctgcactttgctCCAACAAATCACAGCCCCGGGAGCCCCGTGGGCGAGTATTAAACTTCCCGGACCCGGACAAGAACTAATTTCCTCTCGGAATTTAGGATATTGAAAGTCTTCCAGGAACATCCCTTTCTGGAGCGTAGTGAGAACTCTCGAGACTCCCGGTGTGCCTTTTGGATGGCAGCACAGGTGGAGAAAGGTGCTACGGAAGACCGAACgacatcgctcgctcgctcgctcgctcgctcgagggAATTAGTCAGTCGTGTGATATATCCACTTACTTCGACTGTTCCAACCCCCGCAAAAAGACCTACTCTAGAATGGGTAAACGAGTTCCTATAGTCTCTCAGTGGCCCACCGCTTACCATATGGCCCCAGGATCCCCATTGTTGGGATGGAATCAAAATAGCAGTgcacggacagacagacatcATATTTGCACACCATACACAGACCACCGCGGCCCATTGCGTTCCCGGACTGCATGGTGTACGCATTTACGACAGaagaagccaagaagaagccTTCCAACGGGCACCAGCGTGCGGTGCCGGGTGGGCGATGATAAGGGGGGGTGGCACCACGCCGCTCTTGACAGCTGCCTGCCATCGTTTGTCTGTTTGGCCGCCTCCGGCATACCGGTTTTTGGTAAACCCTCCGCCCCACCATTCTTGCTGATGCTTTCTCCACGGCCTGCTTGCTGTCAACACCAGCACCCTAGCAACCTGTTTCCCTTATTTTTCTTCCACTGTTTCGTAGGGTAAGTGCTGCTTCGAATGGGTTTCAAGATTGTCGTCAAACGGAAAGGTGAGCGGGCAGGACGCAAGGGGCAAATAAATTGCTCCGAGAGGTGCCGGTGCGTGGTTCTAGCGCAACATACAATGCGATGGCACTAAAtagtagcagtggcagcaggaagagaagggagagtAGGAAGGGGTTTTTTAGATTAAATTCAACAGCAAAACCACCGAGTAGCAGGTAAACTCCGTCTCACTTCCAGGAAATACAATAGAACAAGCACTAGGAAGCGGCAGAAGTCCTGAAATTCGTGTTGAAATGGAGGGTCTCTGTGCAAAATTGAAACAGAATTCGAAATCTAAAAGCATAGTTGTGTCAGTCCCGATTAAAACAGCATCGGAAT
Proteins encoded in this region:
- the LOC126579354 gene encoding 3-oxoacyl-[acyl-carrier-protein] reductase FabG-like yields the protein MDFTGKIVIITGASSGIGAATAKYLTGLGATCVLAARSEANLKAIHKGCVALGKVEPFLVVTDVTRREDCEKLFRLTIAKYGRVDVLVNNAGKGAAGSIEVADLEQFDDILNTNLRSVFTLTKLAVPHLIESRGNIVNVSSVAGTNSFPNALSYCVSKAALDQFTRCTALDLAQKGVRVNSVNPAVIVTEFHKVLGMDEKSYAAYLKHSESTHPMGRVGNADEVAAAIAFLACDKTASFTTGTCLCVDGGKHIMTPR